From Diospyros lotus cultivar Yz01 chromosome 4, ASM1463336v1, whole genome shotgun sequence, a single genomic window includes:
- the LOC127800685 gene encoding protein MIZU-KUSSEI 1-like gives MAEPTPRAPASRPSFSSSTSSTPPKSSPPPPPPPQRPGLQPALVEPSNKSKKRKSSKALRVFRSVFRSFPIIAPAPCKLASLPGGFLPDVHLAVSRDRITGTLYGYRKGRVNLSLQENPRTLPTVVIELAMQTSALQKEMSAGMVRIALESEKRAEREKALPVLQEAVWTMYCNGKKNGYGVKREATEEDLQVMELLRATSMGAGVLPVKSDVESADGELAYMRAHFQHVVGSKDSETLYMLSPDSNSAPELSIFFVRI, from the exons ATGGCGGAGCCAACGCCCAGGGCCCCCGCGTCGCGGCCGTCATTTTCGTCTTCCACGTCGTCCACACCTCCAAaatcttctcctcctcctcctccgccgccgCAACGGCCCGGCCTCCAACCGGCCCTGGTCGAGCCCTCCAACAAGAGCAAGAAACGCAAATCCTCCAAAGCCCTTCGCGTGTTTCGCTCGGTTTTCCGGTCCTTCCCCATCATAGCGCCAGCCCCCTGCAAGCTGGCCTCCCTCCCCGGCGGGTTCCTCCCCGACGTGCACCTCGCCGTCTCCCGGGACCGGATCACCGGCACGCTCTACGGCTACAGGAAAGGCAGAGTCAACCTCTCCCTGCAGGAGAACCCCCGGACACTCCCGACCGTCGTGATCGAGCTCGCCATGCAGACGAGCGCGTTGCAAAAGGAGATGAGCGCCGGAATG GTGAGGATTGCGTTGGAGAGCGAGAAGCGGGCGGAGAGGGAGAAGGCACTGCCGGTGCTGCAGGAGGCGGTGTGGACGATGTACTGCAACGGGAAGAAGAACGGGTACGGGGTGAAGAGGGAGGCGACGGAGGAGGACTTGCAGGTGATGGAGCTGCTGCGGGCGACGTCCATGGGCGCCGGAGTCCTGCCCGTAAAGTCTGACGTGGAGTCGGCAGACGGCGAGCTGGCATACATGCGGGCCCACTTCCAACACGTGGTGGGCTCCAAGGACTCCGAGACGCTCTACATGTTGAGCCCCGACAGCAACAGTGCCCCTGAACTGAGCATCTTCTTTGTCAGGATTTAA